A genomic window from Salvia miltiorrhiza cultivar Shanhuang (shh) chromosome 5, IMPLAD_Smil_shh, whole genome shotgun sequence includes:
- the LOC131026319 gene encoding uncharacterized protein LOC131026319 — MVSYLQKMMFIALTIAIAVPYSRSHRRRSHDSDSNNTEQYLRDLCSETDRSDVCWNILKSELRRFDDCDDRDISDGVIDLAKEKSKVIRDQLKQWHTDSNDDSLKEKYHLCWENYNDVYRDLQEASKNLGSDDYKKISDQIDDAEDELDECRREFGPGSFDPGHVEDRNNELEIYLDVVRAAADRLEDYYDHH, encoded by the coding sequence ATGGTTTCTTATCTGCAGAAAATGATGTTCATCGCTCTCACCATCGCAATAGCAGTTCCTTATTCAAGAAGCCATCGAAGAAGATCACACGACTCAGACTCCAACAACACGGAACAATACTTGAGAGATCTGTGCTCCGAAACCGACAGATCAGACGTGTGTTGGAACATCCTGAAATCCGAGTTGCGCCGCTTCGACGACTGCGACGACAGAGACATCAGTGACGGCGTGATCGACCTAGCGAAAGAAAAATCAAAGGTGATTCGCGACCAGCTCAAGCAGTGGCACACAGATTCCAACGACGACAGCTTGAAAGAGAAGTACCATTTGTGTTGGGAGAACTACAACGATGTCTACCGCGACCTCCAAGAGGCGTCGAAGAACTTAGGTTCCGATGATTATAAGAAAATTTCGGATCAGATCGACGATGCTGAAGACGAACTGGACGAGTGTAGACGGGAATTCGGGCCGGGTTCGTTTGATCCGGGCCATGTCGAGGACCGGAACAATGAGCTCGAGATTTAC